One genomic region from Streptomyces venezuelae encodes:
- a CDS encoding SDR family NAD(P)-dependent oxidoreductase — MDIAGSAALVTGAASGLGAATAAALAARGATVYGLDLDKAVAAAGPLPEGVRLLAADVTDEDQVREALAAIDADGAELRLAVNCAGIAPSARILGRKGPHDLDLFRTVLDVNLLGTFNVMRLAAEAIARHEPDEHGQRGLVVNTASIAAFEGQVGQIAYAASKAGVAGMTVTAARDLAQFGIRVVTVAPGIVDTPMMAGFGEEVRAGLAASVTFPQRLARPEEYARLVTMIVEHDYLNGETIRMDGALRMAPR; from the coding sequence ATGGACATCGCCGGCTCCGCCGCTCTCGTCACCGGCGCCGCCTCCGGCCTCGGCGCCGCCACGGCCGCCGCGCTCGCCGCTCGTGGCGCCACCGTCTACGGCCTCGACCTGGACAAGGCCGTCGCGGCCGCCGGGCCGCTGCCCGAGGGCGTCCGCCTGCTCGCCGCGGACGTCACCGACGAGGACCAGGTGCGCGAGGCCCTGGCCGCGATCGACGCCGACGGCGCCGAACTCCGGCTCGCCGTGAACTGCGCGGGCATCGCCCCCTCCGCCCGGATCCTGGGCCGCAAGGGACCGCACGACCTCGACCTCTTCCGCACGGTCCTCGACGTGAACCTGCTGGGGACGTTCAACGTGATGCGGCTCGCCGCCGAGGCCATCGCCCGGCACGAGCCCGACGAGCACGGGCAGCGCGGCCTCGTCGTGAACACCGCCTCGATCGCCGCCTTCGAGGGCCAGGTCGGCCAGATCGCTTACGCCGCCTCCAAGGCGGGTGTCGCGGGCATGACCGTCACCGCGGCCCGCGACCTCGCGCAGTTCGGCATCCGGGTCGTCACCGTCGCCCCCGGCATCGTCGACACCCCGATGATGGCCGGCTTCGGCGAGGAGGTCAGGGCGGGTCTCGCGGCGAGCGTCACCTTCCCGCAGCGCCTCGCGCGCCCGGAGGAGTACGCCCGACTGGTCACGATGATCGTCGAGCACGACTACCTCAACGGGGAGACGATCCGCATGGACGGCGCCCTGCGGATGGCCCCGCGCTGA
- a CDS encoding carbonic anhydrase produces MPHLAEGIDRFQREVFPAKAGLFARLATVHRPRTLFVGCSDARVVPELITQTDPGELFVIRTVGNLLPAHTPGADAVSAGVEYAVAVLGVRDVIVCGHSACGAMTALAEGHDLAAAPAVAAWLRHADASLARAAAAGRQGDVAALVRENVAAQLANLATHPSVARALAEGDVRLHGWVFDIAAGSVEELDTTARPAVTAA; encoded by the coding sequence ATGCCTCATCTCGCCGAGGGAATCGACCGCTTCCAGCGGGAGGTCTTCCCCGCCAAGGCCGGCCTCTTCGCCCGCCTGGCCACCGTCCACCGCCCCCGAACCCTCTTCGTCGGCTGTTCCGACGCCCGCGTCGTCCCCGAGCTGATCACCCAGACCGACCCGGGCGAGCTCTTCGTCATCCGTACCGTCGGCAACCTCCTCCCCGCCCACACCCCGGGCGCGGACGCGGTCTCCGCCGGCGTCGAGTACGCCGTCGCGGTCCTCGGGGTACGGGACGTCATCGTCTGCGGGCACTCCGCCTGCGGAGCGATGACCGCGCTCGCCGAGGGTCACGACCTCGCCGCCGCGCCCGCCGTCGCCGCCTGGCTGCGCCACGCGGACGCCTCCCTGGCCCGCGCCGCGGCGGCCGGACGCCAGGGAGACGTGGCCGCCCTGGTCCGCGAGAACGTCGCCGCCCAGCTGGCCAACCTCGCCACCCACCCCTCCGTCGCCCGCGCGCTCGCCGAAGGCGACGTACGGCTGCACGGCTGGGTCTTCGACATCGCGGCGGGCTCCGTCGAGGAGCTCGACACCACCGCCCGCCCGGCCGTCACCGCCGCCTGA
- a CDS encoding electron transfer flavoprotein subunit alpha/FixB family protein: protein MAEILVLVDHADGAVRKPALELLTLARRIGEPSAVVLGAGEAAASIAATAGEYGAATVYVADGAEFTDQLVVPKVDALTQLAKEKGAAAVLVTSSGEGKEIAARVALRLGSGLITDAVELEAGENGPVATQSVFAASYQVRSTVSHGVPVITVKPNSAAPEAAPAAGSVENVAVAFTGNAAKVVSRTPRVSTGRPELTESAIVVSGGRGVGAAEGFAVVEKLADSLGAAVGASRAAVDAGWYPHANQVGQTGKQVSPQLYVAAGISGAIQHRAGMQTSKTIVAVNKDAEAPIFDLVDYGVVGDLFEVLPQLTDEIGAR from the coding sequence ATGGCTGAGATCCTGGTTCTCGTGGACCACGCCGACGGTGCGGTCCGCAAGCCGGCCCTCGAACTGCTGACCCTGGCCCGCCGCATCGGCGAGCCCTCGGCCGTCGTGCTCGGCGCCGGCGAGGCCGCGGCCTCGATCGCCGCCACGGCCGGCGAGTACGGCGCGGCCACCGTGTACGTCGCGGACGGCGCCGAGTTCACCGACCAGCTGGTCGTCCCCAAGGTCGACGCGCTGACCCAGCTCGCGAAGGAGAAGGGGGCCGCCGCCGTCCTGGTGACCTCCTCCGGCGAGGGCAAGGAGATCGCCGCCCGCGTCGCGCTGCGCCTCGGCTCCGGTCTGATCACCGACGCCGTGGAGCTGGAGGCCGGCGAGAACGGCCCGGTCGCCACCCAGTCCGTCTTCGCCGCCTCGTACCAGGTGCGCTCGACGGTCTCGCACGGCGTCCCGGTCATCACCGTCAAGCCGAACTCCGCCGCCCCGGAGGCCGCCCCGGCCGCCGGCTCGGTCGAGAACGTCGCCGTCGCCTTCACCGGCAACGCCGCCAAGGTCGTCTCGCGCACCCCGCGCGTCTCCACCGGCCGCCCCGAGCTGACCGAGTCCGCGATCGTGGTCTCCGGCGGCCGTGGCGTCGGCGCGGCCGAGGGCTTCGCGGTCGTCGAGAAGCTGGCCGACTCGCTCGGCGCGGCCGTCGGCGCCTCCCGCGCTGCCGTGGACGCCGGCTGGTACCCGCACGCCAACCAGGTCGGCCAGACCGGCAAGCAGGTCTCGCCGCAGCTGTACGTCGCCGCGGGCATCTCCGGCGCGATCCAGCACCGGGCGGGCATGCAGACGTCGAAGACGATCGTGGCCGTCAACAAGGACGCCGAAGCCCCGATCTTCGACCTCGTGGACTACGGCGTGGTCGGCGACCTCTTCGAGGTGCTGCCGCAGCTGACGGACGAGATCGGCGCCCGCTGA
- the cynS gene encoding cyanase: MVHAQFDPTARRELAVAAVEAKTVKDLTWQRIADAAGLSVAYTTAAVLGQHPLPDESARAVAELLGLDEEAVRLLRTIPTRGSIDGGIPTDPTIYRFHEMLQVYGTTLKALVHEQFGDGIISAINFTLDVKKVADPEGGERAVITLNGKYLPTKPF, encoded by the coding sequence ATGGTGCACGCCCAGTTCGACCCCACCGCCCGTCGCGAGCTCGCCGTCGCCGCCGTCGAGGCCAAGACCGTCAAGGACCTGACCTGGCAGCGGATCGCGGACGCCGCAGGGCTCTCCGTCGCCTACACCACCGCCGCCGTCCTCGGCCAGCACCCGCTGCCGGATGAGTCCGCCCGGGCGGTCGCCGAGCTCCTCGGCCTCGACGAGGAAGCGGTACGGCTGCTGCGCACGATCCCCACCCGGGGCTCGATCGACGGCGGCATCCCGACCGACCCGACGATCTACCGGTTCCACGAGATGCTCCAGGTGTACGGCACCACCCTGAAGGCCCTGGTCCACGAGCAGTTCGGCGACGGCATCATCTCCGCGATCAACTTCACGCTCGACGTGAAGAAGGTCGCCGACCCGGAGGGCGGCGAGCGCGCCGTCATCACGCTGAACGGCAAGTACCTGCCGACAAAGCCCTTCTGA
- a CDS encoding XdhC family protein, translating to MLDIAEELHRWVEQGRAFAVATVVAVGGSAPRQPGAALAVDSEGTAIGSVSGGCVEGAVYELCRQALEDGRTIVERFGYSDEDAFAVGLTCGGIIDILVTPVRGGVFPAALAAAATGEAAAVARIVSGPDDLMGRALLVYPDGSYEGQLGGHPELDRTAASEARAMLDAGRTGTVEIGEDGSRCGQPLTLLVESSVPAPRMIVFGAIDFAAALVRVGKFLGYHVTVCDARPVFATPARFPEADEIVVEWPHRYLESTEVDGRTVLCVLTHDAKFDVPLIKAALKLPVAYIGAMGSRRTHEDRNKRLREVGVTDLELARLRSPIGLDLGARTPEETALSIGAEIVANRRGGSGASLTGAHTPIHHDGPREPHGRIGSVA from the coding sequence ATGCTGGACATCGCCGAAGAGCTTCACCGGTGGGTCGAGCAGGGACGCGCGTTCGCCGTCGCCACCGTGGTGGCCGTCGGCGGCAGCGCGCCCCGGCAGCCCGGAGCCGCCCTCGCCGTCGACAGCGAAGGCACGGCGATCGGCTCGGTCTCCGGAGGATGTGTGGAGGGCGCGGTCTACGAGCTGTGCCGGCAGGCCCTCGAAGACGGCAGGACCATCGTCGAGCGCTTCGGCTACAGCGACGAGGACGCCTTCGCGGTCGGCCTCACCTGCGGCGGCATCATCGACATCCTCGTCACCCCGGTGCGCGGCGGGGTCTTCCCCGCCGCGCTCGCGGCCGCCGCCACGGGGGAGGCGGCGGCCGTGGCCCGGATCGTCTCGGGCCCCGACGACCTGATGGGCAGGGCCCTCCTGGTCTACCCCGACGGCTCGTACGAGGGGCAGCTCGGGGGCCACCCCGAACTGGACCGCACCGCGGCGAGCGAGGCCCGCGCGATGCTCGACGCGGGCCGCACCGGCACCGTGGAGATCGGCGAGGACGGCAGCCGCTGCGGACAGCCGCTGACCCTCCTGGTCGAGTCCTCCGTCCCCGCCCCCCGCATGATCGTCTTCGGTGCCATCGACTTCGCCGCCGCCCTCGTGCGCGTCGGCAAGTTCCTCGGCTACCACGTCACCGTCTGCGACGCGCGGCCCGTCTTCGCGACGCCGGCCCGTTTCCCCGAGGCCGACGAGATCGTCGTCGAGTGGCCCCACCGCTACCTGGAGTCGACAGAGGTCGACGGCCGCACCGTGCTGTGCGTCCTCACCCACGACGCCAAGTTCGACGTGCCGCTCATCAAGGCCGCCCTGAAGCTTCCCGTCGCGTACATCGGCGCGATGGGCTCCCGCCGCACCCACGAGGACCGCAACAAGCGCCTGCGCGAGGTCGGCGTCACCGACCTCGAACTCGCCCGCCTGCGCTCCCCGATAGGCCTCGACCTCGGCGCGCGCACGCCCGAGGAGACCGCTCTCTCGATCGGAGCCGAGATCGTCGCCAACCGTCGCGGCGGCAGCGGCGCCTCCCTCACCGGCGCCCACACCCCGATCCACCACGACGGCCCCCGCGAGCCGCACGGCCGCATAGGGTCCGTCGCCTAG
- a CDS encoding TetR/AcrR family transcriptional regulator: protein MGTASTNSPKPAMRDSLIAAAFQLFLERGYEQTTVDDIVTLAGVGRRSFFRYFPSKEDVVFPDHEQCLADMTRFLAASADSDDPIVRVCDAARLVMRMYAENPTFSVQRYRLTREVTGLRTYELSVVWRYEKTLGDYLRTRWADRRDGTLRANVVAAAVVAAHNHALRHWLRSGGEGDPLAEVDQALEFVRATWSPDAVAVAPAEENEDVVVVITKRSTPMWRVVREVESSLGED from the coding sequence ATGGGAACAGCCTCGACGAACTCTCCGAAGCCCGCGATGCGGGACTCCCTCATCGCCGCGGCCTTCCAGCTCTTCCTCGAGCGCGGCTACGAGCAGACCACCGTCGACGACATCGTCACGCTCGCGGGTGTCGGCCGCCGCTCCTTCTTCCGGTACTTCCCGTCGAAGGAGGACGTGGTCTTCCCCGACCACGAGCAGTGCCTCGCCGACATGACCCGCTTCCTCGCGGCGAGCGCCGACTCCGACGACCCGATCGTCCGCGTCTGCGACGCCGCCCGCCTCGTCATGCGGATGTACGCCGAGAACCCGACCTTCTCCGTGCAGCGCTACCGCCTCACCCGCGAGGTGACCGGACTGCGGACGTACGAGCTCTCCGTCGTCTGGCGGTACGAGAAGACCCTCGGCGACTACCTGCGCACCCGCTGGGCCGACCGCCGGGACGGCACCCTGCGCGCCAACGTGGTCGCCGCGGCCGTCGTCGCCGCCCACAACCACGCCCTGCGCCACTGGCTGCGCTCGGGCGGCGAGGGCGACCCGCTGGCGGAGGTGGACCAGGCCCTGGAGTTCGTCCGGGCGACCTGGAGCCCGGACGCGGTCGCGGTCGCGCCGGCCGAGGAGAACGAGGACGTCGTGGTGGTCATCACCAAGCGGTCCACCCCGATGTGGCGTGTGGTGCGCGAGGTGGAGTCGAGCCTCGGTGAGGACTGA
- a CDS encoding acyl-CoA dehydrogenase family protein, with protein MDVDRLLPTPEAADLIALTREIADKELSPRVNEHEAAETYPEGLFTTLGEAGLLGLAYPEEYGGGGQPYEVYLQVLEELAARWAAVAVATSVHTLACHPLHTFGTAEQKERWLPAMLEGRTIGGYSLSEPQAGSDAAALACKAELQEDGSGYRVTGTKAWITHGGKADFYALFARTAPGSHGISCFLAPGAAEGLSFGQPERKMGLQAVPTTSAYWDGALLDADRRIGEEGQGLQIAFSALDSGRLGIAACATGLAQAALDAAVDYANERTTFGRRIVDHQGLGFLLADMAAAVDAARATYLDAARRRDLGRPFSRQASAAKLIATDTAMKVTTDAVQVLGGYGYTRDFPVERFMREAKIMQIFEGTNQIQRLVISRGLAR; from the coding sequence ATGGATGTCGACCGCCTGCTTCCCACCCCCGAAGCGGCGGACCTCATCGCCCTCACCCGGGAGATCGCCGACAAGGAGCTCTCTCCCCGGGTGAACGAGCACGAGGCCGCCGAGACCTATCCCGAGGGTCTCTTCACCACCCTCGGCGAGGCCGGGCTCCTCGGCCTCGCCTACCCCGAGGAGTACGGCGGCGGAGGCCAGCCGTACGAGGTCTACCTCCAGGTCCTGGAGGAGCTCGCCGCCCGCTGGGCGGCCGTCGCCGTCGCCACCAGCGTCCACACGCTGGCCTGCCACCCGCTCCACACCTTCGGCACCGCCGAGCAGAAGGAGCGCTGGCTGCCCGCGATGCTGGAGGGCCGCACCATCGGCGGCTACAGCCTCTCCGAACCGCAGGCCGGCTCGGACGCGGCCGCCCTCGCCTGCAAGGCCGAGCTCCAGGAAGACGGCAGCGGATACCGCGTGACCGGCACGAAGGCCTGGATCACCCACGGCGGCAAGGCCGACTTCTACGCCCTCTTCGCCCGCACCGCGCCCGGCAGCCACGGCATCTCGTGCTTCCTCGCCCCCGGCGCCGCCGAAGGGCTGAGCTTCGGCCAGCCCGAGCGCAAGATGGGCCTCCAGGCGGTCCCGACCACCTCCGCGTACTGGGACGGAGCCCTCCTCGACGCCGACCGGCGCATCGGGGAGGAGGGCCAGGGCCTCCAGATCGCCTTCAGCGCCCTCGACAGCGGCCGCCTCGGCATCGCCGCCTGCGCGACGGGCCTCGCCCAGGCCGCGCTGGACGCCGCCGTGGACTACGCCAACGAGCGCACCACCTTCGGCCGCCGGATCGTCGACCACCAGGGCCTCGGCTTCCTCCTCGCCGACATGGCCGCCGCGGTCGACGCGGCCCGCGCCACCTACCTGGACGCGGCCCGCCGCCGTGACCTCGGCCGGCCCTTCAGCCGCCAGGCCAGCGCGGCCAAGCTCATCGCCACCGACACGGCCATGAAGGTCACCACGGACGCGGTCCAGGTCCTCGGCGGCTACGGCTACACGCGCGACTTCCCGGTGGAGCGCTTCATGCGCGAGGCGAAGATCATGCAGATCTTCGAGGGCACCAACCAGATCCAGCGGCTGGTCATCAGCCGGGGCCTGGCGCGCTAG
- a CDS encoding GlcG/HbpS family heme-binding protein — MKKASTRTRAVTGGALAAAIALGAFGAYSANATGEETAAAPAAAVAEADAKNKNTTRSTHLTIEAATKAAQATLDAAEKENQRVSVAVVDRNGNTLVTLRGDGAGPQSYESAAKKAFTAVSWNAPTSELAKRLAQAPNLKDIPGTLFLGGGAPVTAKGAPIAGIGVAGAPSGDLDEKFAQAGVATLGK, encoded by the coding sequence GTGAAGAAGGCCTCGACGCGCACCCGTGCCGTGACCGGCGGCGCACTGGCCGCGGCCATCGCGCTCGGCGCCTTCGGTGCCTACTCCGCCAACGCCACCGGCGAGGAAACGGCGGCCGCTCCAGCCGCGGCCGTCGCCGAGGCCGACGCCAAGAACAAGAACACCACCCGGTCGACGCACCTCACCATCGAGGCCGCCACCAAGGCCGCACAGGCCACCCTCGACGCCGCAGAGAAGGAGAACCAGCGCGTCTCCGTCGCCGTCGTCGACCGCAACGGCAACACCCTCGTCACCCTCCGCGGCGACGGCGCCGGCCCCCAGTCCTACGAGTCCGCCGCCAAGAAGGCCTTCACCGCGGTCTCCTGGAACGCCCCCACCTCCGAACTCGCCAAGCGCCTCGCCCAGGCCCCCAACCTCAAGGACATCCCCGGCACCCTCTTCCTCGGCGGCGGCGCCCCCGTCACCGCCAAGGGCGCCCCCATCGCCGGCATCGGCGTCGCCGGCGCCCCCTCCGGCGACCTCGACGAGAAGTTCGCCCAGGCCGGCGTCGCCACCCTCGGCAAGTAG
- a CDS encoding ROK family transcriptional regulator, with translation MTTRNGRTVRDLRRENRTAVLHRLYFDGPMSRFSLGPATGLSSGSVSNVVGELVAEGLVEEAGSVDSAGGRPRILLRITPGSGCMIGVDVGETRVRVELFDLTLTELARAERPLAVESAHPNERYEVGLVVGLVRDAVAEVLAAAEVPAERLLGVGVGVPGIVARTPEDGAVVHGQTIGWDAVPLELLLREAVELPASVPYRIDNGAKTLGQAEMWFGAGRGARSAVVALFGSGVGACVVTDPMRPGRALEWGHLTVEVRGRRCRCGSRGCLEAYAGAGALLDRWREAGGAVPAGADEETALTAMLAAAYPADAGRTPDAAALAVLAETAEYVGAGFADLINLFQPERILVGGWAGLQLGARFLETVAGHAKEYALAYPAARVDITMGTLGPDAVTVGAAILPLADFFARGGRRAEPELAEEEPAWAPTVRGREAH, from the coding sequence GTGACCACGCGGAACGGCCGCACGGTACGTGACCTGCGGCGCGAGAACCGCACCGCCGTCCTCCACCGTCTGTACTTCGACGGGCCGATGAGCCGCTTCTCGCTGGGGCCCGCGACCGGGCTGAGCTCGGGCTCGGTCAGCAACGTGGTGGGCGAACTCGTCGCGGAGGGCCTCGTGGAGGAGGCCGGCAGCGTCGACTCGGCCGGCGGGCGGCCTCGTATCCTCCTGCGGATCACGCCCGGCAGCGGCTGCATGATCGGCGTCGACGTCGGCGAAACACGGGTCAGGGTCGAGCTGTTCGACCTCACGCTCACCGAACTCGCCCGGGCCGAACGCCCGTTGGCTGTCGAGAGTGCCCATCCGAACGAGCGGTACGAGGTCGGGCTCGTCGTCGGTCTCGTCCGCGACGCCGTCGCGGAGGTGCTCGCCGCGGCGGAGGTGCCCGCCGAGCGGCTCCTCGGGGTCGGGGTCGGCGTGCCCGGCATCGTGGCCCGTACCCCCGAGGACGGTGCCGTCGTGCACGGCCAGACCATCGGCTGGGACGCCGTCCCGCTGGAGCTGCTCCTGCGGGAGGCCGTGGAGCTGCCGGCCTCGGTCCCGTACCGGATCGACAACGGCGCCAAGACGCTCGGTCAGGCGGAGATGTGGTTCGGGGCCGGGCGGGGTGCGCGGAGCGCCGTGGTCGCGCTCTTCGGCTCGGGCGTCGGCGCCTGCGTCGTCACCGACCCGATGCGGCCGGGCCGGGCGCTCGAATGGGGACACCTGACGGTAGAGGTCAGGGGGCGCCGCTGCCGCTGCGGCTCCCGGGGATGCCTGGAGGCGTACGCGGGCGCGGGCGCGCTCCTCGACCGGTGGCGCGAGGCGGGCGGGGCGGTACCGGCCGGGGCGGACGAGGAGACCGCGCTGACGGCGATGCTCGCCGCGGCGTATCCCGCCGACGCGGGGCGGACGCCCGACGCGGCGGCGCTGGCCGTCCTGGCCGAGACGGCCGAGTACGTCGGCGCCGGCTTCGCCGACCTGATCAACCTCTTCCAGCCCGAGCGGATCCTCGTCGGCGGTTGGGCGGGGCTCCAGCTCGGCGCCCGTTTCCTGGAGACGGTCGCGGGCCACGCGAAGGAGTACGCGCTCGCGTACCCGGCGGCGCGGGTCGACATCACGATGGGAACGCTCGGCCCCGACGCGGTGACGGTCGGCGCCGCGATCCTGCCGCTCGCGGACTTCTTCGCCCGCGGCGGCCGGCGCGCCGAACCGGAGCTCGCCGAGGAGGAGCCGGCCTGGGCCCCGACCGTACGGGGACGGGAGGCGCACTGA
- the cynR gene encoding transcriptional regulator CynR has protein sequence MQPELRHLRYLLAVAEHANFTRAAEELRIAQPTLSQQIKQLEKALGAQLLDRTGRTVRLTDAGETYARYARRALRDLAAGERAVLDVRDLSRGHLRLAVTPTFTAYLTGPLVAAFHTRHPGITVEVRELTQDRIEAELLADRVDLGIAFDGAHLAGVEATGLFTETLGLVVGPAHPYAGRTEPLPVAQLTDRHLALLSEDFATRRHVDAYVTEHRVSPRIAVEANSVSALTEIVRRTALATVLPDAVTRDHPYLTPVPLAPALPSRGVALLRRTGGYRSTAAEAFAELAMAGETGEWDTGAEPAVAGDESDRGHPIG, from the coding sequence ATGCAGCCGGAACTCCGCCACCTCCGCTACCTCCTCGCCGTCGCCGAGCACGCCAACTTCACGCGCGCGGCGGAAGAGCTCCGTATCGCCCAGCCGACGCTGTCCCAGCAGATCAAGCAGCTGGAGAAGGCCCTCGGGGCCCAGCTCCTGGACCGCACCGGCCGGACCGTCCGCCTCACGGACGCCGGGGAGACGTACGCGCGGTACGCCCGGCGCGCTCTCCGGGACCTGGCGGCGGGCGAAAGGGCGGTGCTGGACGTACGGGACCTGTCCCGCGGCCACCTCCGGCTGGCGGTCACCCCCACCTTCACCGCGTACCTCACGGGTCCGCTCGTCGCCGCGTTCCACACGCGCCACCCGGGGATCACCGTGGAGGTGCGGGAGCTGACACAGGACCGCATCGAGGCCGAACTCCTCGCGGACCGCGTGGATCTCGGCATCGCCTTCGACGGCGCGCACCTCGCGGGCGTCGAGGCGACGGGGCTCTTCACGGAGACCCTCGGCCTGGTCGTCGGCCCGGCGCACCCATACGCCGGCCGCACCGAGCCGCTGCCGGTGGCGCAGCTGACCGACCGTCACCTGGCGCTGCTGAGCGAGGACTTCGCGACCCGACGGCATGTCGACGCGTATGTGACGGAGCACCGGGTCAGCCCCCGGATCGCGGTGGAGGCCAACTCCGTCAGCGCGCTCACCGAGATCGTCCGGCGGACCGCCCTCGCCACGGTCCTCCCCGACGCCGTGACGCGCGACCACCCGTACCTGACACCCGTTCCGCTCGCCCCCGCGCTCCCGTCACGCGGCGTCGCCCTGCTGCGCCGCACCGGCGGCTACCGGAGCACGGCAGCCGAGGCCTTCGCCGAACTGGCGATGGCGGGTGAGACCGGCGAGTGGGACACCGGGGCCGAACCGGCCGTAGCGGGCGACGAGTCGGATCGGGGTCATCCGATCGGCTGA
- a CDS encoding TetR/AcrR family transcriptional regulator has product MIETSSADAPKLTGRGAARRSALFEELVALLVGEGFARLTLDDLAARLRCSKRTLYGLAGSKEQLVRAAVVHFFRRATARVEAVLAAATDPAERLAAYLRAVSAELAPVSPQFFDDVAAFEPAAEVYERNTRAAAGRVQQLIEEGVRAGVFREVHVTFAADVISSVMVRIQRRQVAAATGLADAEAYEQLAELLLSGLRKA; this is encoded by the coding sequence GTGATCGAGACCTCCTCCGCCGACGCCCCGAAGCTGACGGGCCGCGGAGCGGCGCGCCGCTCCGCCCTCTTCGAGGAGCTCGTCGCGCTGCTCGTCGGCGAGGGCTTCGCCCGCCTGACGCTCGACGACCTGGCCGCCCGGCTGCGCTGCTCGAAGCGCACGCTGTACGGCCTGGCCGGCAGCAAGGAGCAGCTCGTCCGGGCGGCGGTCGTGCACTTCTTCCGGCGGGCCACGGCCCGGGTCGAGGCGGTCCTCGCCGCCGCGACCGACCCCGCCGAGCGGCTGGCGGCCTATCTGCGCGCCGTCTCGGCCGAGCTGGCGCCGGTCTCGCCGCAGTTCTTCGACGACGTCGCCGCCTTCGAGCCGGCGGCCGAGGTGTACGAGCGGAACACCCGCGCGGCGGCCGGCCGGGTCCAGCAGCTCATCGAGGAGGGCGTGCGCGCGGGTGTCTTCCGCGAGGTGCACGTGACCTTCGCGGCGGACGTGATCTCCTCGGTGATGGTCCGCATCCAGCGGCGCCAGGTGGCCGCGGCGACCGGCCTGGCCGACGCCGAGGCGTACGAGCAGCTGGCGGAGCTGCTGCTCAGCGGCCTGCGCAAGGCCTGA
- a CDS encoding TetR/AcrR family transcriptional regulator, which yields MGRTSDARERILTAAKTLMLSRGYSALGVAEICKAAGVPKGSFYYFFASKEELALAVIDEHWTDQRADWTRALDGDGVGDEDGGMDGDGGVRPLRGLRRLYESTAAELRDGQRSCGTVTGCLLGNLALEMSTGTAAVRERLREIFDEQVALVEKTVAEARGRGEVTVADAHEAARALVAQLEGQVLFAKLYDDVGRLDVLWPNSLALLGARASTLTE from the coding sequence ATGGGGCGAACGAGTGACGCGCGGGAGCGCATCCTGACCGCCGCGAAGACGCTGATGCTGTCGCGCGGCTACTCCGCCCTGGGCGTGGCGGAGATCTGCAAGGCCGCCGGGGTCCCGAAGGGCAGCTTCTACTACTTCTTCGCCTCCAAGGAGGAGCTGGCCCTCGCCGTGATCGACGAGCACTGGACGGACCAGCGCGCCGACTGGACGCGAGCGCTGGACGGGGACGGCGTCGGGGACGAGGACGGAGGCATGGACGGAGACGGGGGCGTCCGGCCGCTCCGGGGGCTGCGGCGGCTGTACGAGTCGACCGCCGCCGAACTGCGGGACGGGCAGCGGAGCTGCGGCACCGTCACGGGCTGCCTCCTCGGGAACCTGGCCCTGGAGATGAGCACCGGGACGGCGGCCGTGCGGGAGCGCCTGCGGGAGATCTTCGACGAGCAGGTGGCCCTGGTGGAGAAGACCGTCGCCGAGGCCCGCGGGCGCGGCGAGGTCACCGTCGCCGACGCCCACGAGGCCGCGCGCGCCCTCGTCGCCCAGCTGGAGGGCCAGGTCCTCTTCGCCAAGCTGTACGACGACGTGGGGCGCCTCGACGTCCTCTGGCCGAACTCCCTGGCCCTGCTGGGCGCGAGGGCCTCCACTTTGACTGAATGA
- a CDS encoding zinc ribbon domain-containing protein, translating to MFHTGLRSGAAVQAAEEAGPDAELYFQRCRWCHTTTFQRLLCPTCGSTELSPELSEGEGVISVRRGVAAADADLWPVYMTEGFTVRCRVDGPLHAVRPGVRVKVSSGVGLTGRRPVVRLCEEVPLDGWI from the coding sequence GTGTTCCACACCGGACTGAGGAGCGGGGCCGCCGTCCAGGCCGCCGAAGAGGCGGGCCCCGACGCCGAGCTCTACTTCCAGCGCTGCCGCTGGTGTCACACCACGACCTTCCAGCGACTGCTCTGCCCGACCTGCGGGTCGACCGAGCTCTCGCCCGAACTCAGCGAGGGTGAGGGCGTGATATCCGTACGTCGCGGGGTCGCCGCGGCCGACGCGGACCTCTGGCCGGTGTACATGACGGAGGGCTTCACGGTCCGCTGCCGCGTCGACGGGCCGCTGCACGCGGTGCGCCCCGGCGTCCGCGTGAAGGTCTCCTCGGGAGTCGGCCTGACCGGTCGCAGGCCGGTCGTCCGGCTCTGCGAAGAGGTCCCGCTCGACGGCTGGATCTGA